The proteins below come from a single Serratia fonticola genomic window:
- the uvrA gene encoding excinuclease ABC subunit UvrA codes for MDNIEVRGARTHNLKNINLIIPRDKLIVVTGLSGSGKSSLAFDTLYAEGQRRYVESLSAYARQFLSLMEKPDVDHIEGLSPAISIEQKSTSHNPRSTVGTITEIHDYLRLLFARVGEPRCPDHHVPLAAQTVSQMVDNVLNQPEGKRLMLLAPVVKDRKGEHTKTLENLATQGYIRARIDGEVCDLSDPPKLELQKKHTIEVVVDRFKVREDLAQRLAESFETALELSGGTAVVADMDDEKADELLFSANFACPICGYSMRELEPRLFSFNNPAGACPTCDGLGVQQFFDPERVVQNPELSLAGGAIRGWDRRNFYYFQMLRSLAEHYSFDVEAPFSSLDANVQKAVLSGSGKESIEFKYINDRGDTTVRRHPFEGVLHNMERRYKETESSAVREELAKFISNRPCASCRGTRLREEARNVFVEDTTLPEISELSIGHAMTFFQNMKLSGQRAQIAEKVLKEIGDRLKFLVNVGLNYLSLSRSAETLSGGEAQRIRLASQIGAGLVGVMYVLDEPSIGLHQRDNERLLETLIHLRNLGNTVIVVEHDEDAIRAADHVIDIGPGAGVHGGQVVAEGTVDDIMAQPDSLTGQFLSGKRSIAIPAERVPADPSKVLKLSGARGNNLKDVTLTLPVGLFTCITGVSGSGKSTLINDTLFPIAQRQLNGATIAEAAPYREVTGLEHFDKVIDIDQSPIGRTPRSNPATYTGIFTPVRELFAGVPESRTRGYTPGRFSFNVKGGRCEACQGDGVIKVEMHFLPDIYVPCDQCKGKRYNRETLEVKYKGKNIHEVLEMTIEEARDFFDAVPALARKLQTLMEVGLSYIRLGQSATTLSGGEAQRVKLARELSKRGTGQTLYILDEPTTGLHFADIQQLLAVLHQLRDQGNTIVVIEHNLDVIKTADWIVDLGPEGGSGGGEILVSGTPETVANCKESHTARFLKPMLQR; via the coding sequence ATGGACAATATCGAAGTTCGTGGTGCTCGAACCCACAATCTCAAAAACATCAACCTGATTATCCCGCGCGACAAGCTGATCGTCGTCACCGGTTTATCAGGTTCAGGCAAGTCCTCACTGGCTTTTGATACACTGTATGCCGAAGGGCAACGGCGCTACGTTGAGTCGCTCTCTGCCTACGCTCGCCAGTTTCTTTCGCTGATGGAAAAACCGGACGTCGACCACATTGAAGGTCTGTCCCCGGCGATCTCCATCGAGCAAAAATCGACCTCGCATAACCCGCGCTCCACGGTCGGGACCATCACCGAGATCCACGATTACCTGCGCCTGCTGTTTGCCCGCGTCGGCGAACCGCGTTGCCCGGATCACCACGTTCCGTTGGCGGCACAAACCGTCAGCCAGATGGTGGATAACGTGCTCAACCAGCCGGAAGGCAAACGCCTGATGCTGTTGGCGCCGGTGGTGAAAGATCGTAAGGGCGAACACACCAAAACGCTGGAAAACCTGGCAACCCAGGGCTATATCCGCGCGCGTATCGACGGTGAAGTATGCGATCTCTCCGATCCGCCAAAGCTGGAGCTGCAAAAGAAACACACCATTGAAGTGGTGGTGGACCGTTTCAAAGTGCGTGAAGATCTGGCACAGCGCCTGGCCGAATCGTTTGAAACCGCATTGGAACTGTCCGGCGGTACCGCCGTCGTCGCCGATATGGATGACGAAAAGGCCGATGAACTGCTGTTCTCCGCCAACTTTGCCTGCCCCATCTGCGGCTACAGCATGCGCGAGCTGGAACCCCGGCTGTTCTCATTCAACAACCCGGCCGGGGCCTGCCCAACCTGTGACGGACTGGGCGTGCAGCAGTTCTTCGATCCTGAGCGTGTAGTACAGAACCCCGAGCTTTCTCTGGCCGGTGGCGCTATCCGGGGTTGGGACCGTCGTAACTTCTATTATTTCCAGATGCTGCGCTCGCTGGCGGAGCACTATAGCTTTGATGTAGAAGCCCCGTTCAGCAGCCTGGATGCCAACGTGCAGAAAGCGGTATTGAGCGGTTCGGGCAAAGAGTCGATCGAATTCAAATACATCAACGATCGCGGTGACACCACCGTGCGCCGCCATCCGTTTGAAGGCGTGCTGCATAATATGGAGCGCCGTTACAAAGAAACCGAATCCAGCGCGGTACGTGAAGAACTGGCCAAATTTATCAGCAACCGTCCTTGCGCCTCGTGCCGTGGCACCCGCCTGCGTGAAGAAGCCCGTAACGTGTTCGTGGAAGATACTACGCTGCCGGAGATCTCCGAGCTCAGCATCGGCCATGCCATGACCTTCTTCCAGAATATGAAACTGAGCGGTCAACGTGCCCAGATCGCCGAGAAGGTGTTGAAAGAGATCGGCGATCGTCTGAAGTTCCTGGTTAACGTCGGCCTGAACTACCTTTCACTGTCACGTTCTGCGGAAACGCTGTCCGGCGGTGAAGCTCAGCGTATTCGCCTGGCAAGCCAGATCGGTGCTGGCCTGGTAGGCGTGATGTACGTACTTGATGAGCCATCCATTGGCCTGCACCAGCGCGATAACGAACGCTTGCTGGAAACCCTGATCCACCTGCGTAACCTGGGTAACACGGTGATCGTGGTAGAACACGATGAAGACGCGATCCGCGCGGCCGACCACGTGATCGATATCGGCCCTGGTGCCGGTGTTCATGGCGGCCAGGTGGTAGCAGAAGGCACCGTCGATGACATCATGGCCCAACCGGATTCACTGACCGGCCAGTTCCTTAGCGGCAAGCGCTCAATCGCCATTCCGGCCGAACGCGTGCCCGCGGATCCGAGCAAGGTGCTGAAACTCAGCGGCGCACGCGGCAACAACCTGAAAGACGTGACGCTTACGCTGCCTGTCGGGCTGTTTACCTGCATTACCGGGGTTTCTGGTTCCGGCAAGTCAACGCTGATCAACGATACGCTGTTCCCGATCGCCCAACGTCAGCTCAACGGTGCAACCATTGCCGAAGCGGCTCCTTACCGCGAAGTGACCGGTCTGGAACATTTCGACAAGGTGATCGATATCGATCAGAGCCCTATTGGCCGTACGCCACGCTCTAACCCGGCCACCTATACCGGGATCTTCACCCCGGTGCGTGAACTGTTTGCCGGGGTACCTGAATCCCGTACCCGTGGCTACACGCCGGGCCGTTTCAGCTTTAACGTCAAGGGTGGCCGCTGCGAAGCCTGCCAGGGCGACGGCGTGATCAAGGTAGAGATGCACTTCCTGCCGGATATCTACGTGCCTTGCGATCAGTGCAAAGGCAAACGCTATAACCGCGAAACGCTGGAAGTGAAGTACAAGGGTAAAAACATCCACGAAGTGCTGGAAATGACCATTGAGGAAGCCCGTGACTTCTTTGATGCCGTGCCAGCCTTGGCGCGCAAACTGCAAACGCTGATGGAGGTAGGACTTTCCTATATCCGTCTTGGGCAGTCGGCCACCACCCTTTCTGGTGGTGAAGCGCAGCGTGTGAAACTGGCGCGTGAGCTGTCGAAACGGGGCACTGGCCAGACGCTGTATATTCTTGATGAACCCACCACCGGCCTGCACTTCGCCGATATCCAGCAGTTGCTGGCGGTGCTGCATCAGTTACGCGATCAGGGCAACACCATCGTGGTGATTGAACATAACCTGGACGTCATCAAGACGGCGGACTGGATCGTCGATCTGGGGCCGGAAGGCGGCAGCGGCGGCGGTGAGATCCTGGTGTCCGGCACGCCGGAAACCGTGGCCAACTGTAAAGAGTCTCATACCGCGCGATTCCTGAAACCGATGTTGCAGAGATAA
- a CDS encoding MmcQ/YjbR family DNA-binding protein, translated as MNNSALLEYCMAKPGAHQSDQNQWQASQIKVGDVMFAMVCEVQGRPALAIKSSPELAESLREQHPEIVPCEHLNKAHWNAVFLDGNLPNSQFYHLIDSSYRLVLEGLPDQVRQELRI; from the coding sequence ATGAATAACTCAGCACTGCTGGAATACTGCATGGCGAAACCTGGCGCACACCAAAGCGATCAAAACCAATGGCAGGCCAGCCAGATCAAGGTGGGTGATGTCATGTTCGCTATGGTGTGTGAAGTGCAGGGTCGCCCGGCGTTGGCGATCAAAAGCAGCCCGGAACTGGCGGAAAGCCTGCGTGAGCAGCATCCGGAAATCGTCCCCTGCGAACATCTGAATAAAGCCCATTGGAACGCGGTATTTCTGGACGGCAACCTACCTAACTCGCAGTTTTATCATTTAATCGACAGCTCATATCGGTTGGTGCTGGAAGGGTTGCCCGATCAGGTGCGCCAAGAACTACGCATCTGA
- a CDS encoding quinone oxidoreductase: protein MSKRIQFSATGGPEVLQYVDFTPVDPAAGEVQVENKAIGINYIDTYVRSGLYPPANFPSGLGTEAAGVVIKVGAGVSAVKPGDRVVYAQSALGAYSEVHNVPLEKLAILPDNLTFEQGAASFLKGLTVHYLLRQTYEVKPGEVFLFHAAAGGVGLIACQWAKALGAKLIGSVSSDEKAEQALRAGAWATINYRQENISQRVAELTNGEKVNVVYDSVGQSTWQDSLNSLKRRGLMVSFGNASGPVTGVDLALLNQKGSLYVTRPSLNGYITNRQELQFASNELFSLIGSGAIKVDVKEAQKFALADAQRAHQILESGQTSGSSLLIPGL, encoded by the coding sequence ATGTCAAAACGCATCCAATTCTCCGCCACCGGCGGCCCGGAAGTGCTGCAGTATGTTGATTTTACTCCTGTCGATCCCGCCGCGGGGGAGGTGCAGGTCGAGAACAAGGCGATCGGTATCAACTATATCGATACCTACGTACGTAGCGGCCTGTACCCACCGGCCAACTTCCCAAGCGGGTTAGGTACCGAAGCGGCTGGAGTGGTCATCAAGGTTGGGGCTGGTGTCAGCGCGGTCAAACCGGGCGATCGCGTAGTTTATGCTCAGTCCGCATTGGGTGCTTACAGCGAAGTTCACAACGTCCCGTTGGAAAAGTTAGCTATCCTGCCAGATAACCTCACTTTCGAGCAGGGTGCCGCCTCGTTCCTCAAAGGGTTGACCGTACATTATCTGCTGCGCCAAACCTATGAGGTCAAGCCGGGCGAGGTATTCCTGTTCCATGCCGCCGCCGGGGGGGTGGGGCTGATCGCCTGCCAGTGGGCCAAAGCGTTGGGCGCCAAACTGATCGGCAGCGTGAGTTCTGACGAGAAAGCCGAGCAGGCATTACGTGCCGGCGCCTGGGCCACCATCAATTATCGCCAGGAAAACATCTCCCAGCGCGTAGCTGAACTAACCAACGGCGAAAAGGTTAACGTGGTCTATGACTCCGTAGGGCAAAGCACCTGGCAGGATTCATTGAACAGCCTGAAGCGCCGCGGGCTGATGGTGAGCTTTGGTAATGCCTCCGGCCCGGTTACCGGCGTCGATCTGGCGTTGCTCAATCAGAAAGGCTCACTTTACGTCACCCGCCCTTCGCTCAACGGTTACATCACCAACCGTCAGGAATTGCAGTTTGCCAGTAACGAGCTGTTTTCACTGATCGGCAGTGGTGCGATCAAAGTTGACGTGAAGGAAGCGCAGAAGTTTGCGTTGGCAGATGCCCAGCGAGCACACCAGATCCTGGAAAGCGGCCAGACCAGCGGCTCCAGCCTGCTGATCCCTGGTCTATAG
- the alr gene encoding alanine racemase, translated as MKAATAVIDRRALRHNLQQIRRLAPQSRLIAVVKANAYGHGLLETAHTLQDADCYGVARIGEALMLRAGGIVKPILLLEGFFCAEDLPALVANNIETAVHSIEQLEALEQIELAHPVSVWMKLDSGMHRLGVRPEQAEAFYQRLSACRNVVQPVNIMSHFSRADEPLVDATEKQISCFEHFANDKPGLKSIAASGGILLWPQAHRDWVRPGIILYGVSPLEEPYADHFGLQPAMTLKSSLIAVREHRAGEPVGYGGLWVSERDTRLGVVAMGYGDGYPRSAPSGTPVWLNGREVPIVGRVSMDMISVDLGPNASDKVGDEVVLWGNELPVERVAAFSGISAYELITKLTQRVTMEYIGE; from the coding sequence ATGAAAGCGGCAACTGCTGTCATCGATCGCCGCGCCCTGCGACATAACCTGCAACAGATCCGTCGCCTGGCGCCGCAAAGCCGCCTGATTGCCGTGGTGAAAGCCAACGCCTATGGACATGGCCTGTTGGAAACGGCTCACACCTTGCAAGATGCAGACTGTTACGGCGTAGCGCGTATCGGCGAAGCGTTGATGCTGCGTGCCGGTGGCATCGTCAAACCGATCCTGCTGCTGGAGGGTTTCTTCTGTGCTGAAGATCTGCCCGCGCTGGTGGCGAATAATATCGAAACCGCCGTTCACAGCATCGAACAGCTCGAGGCGCTGGAGCAGATTGAACTGGCACACCCGGTATCGGTATGGATGAAGCTGGATAGCGGTATGCATCGTCTGGGCGTGCGTCCGGAACAGGCAGAAGCGTTCTACCAGCGTTTGAGCGCCTGTCGTAACGTGGTGCAGCCGGTCAATATCATGAGCCACTTCAGCCGTGCCGACGAGCCGCTGGTGGATGCGACCGAAAAGCAAATCAGCTGCTTTGAGCACTTCGCCAACGATAAGCCGGGCCTGAAGTCGATTGCGGCTTCCGGCGGGATCTTGCTGTGGCCACAGGCTCATCGTGACTGGGTACGCCCGGGGATTATCCTGTATGGCGTATCCCCGTTGGAGGAGCCCTACGCCGATCACTTTGGGCTGCAACCAGCCATGACGCTTAAATCCAGCCTGATCGCGGTGCGTGAGCATCGAGCCGGGGAACCGGTGGGCTACGGCGGACTATGGGTGAGTGAACGAGATACCCGCCTGGGAGTAGTGGCGATGGGCTATGGCGACGGTTATCCACGCAGTGCGCCTTCCGGCACGCCGGTATGGCTCAACGGACGTGAAGTACCGATTGTTGGCCGTGTCTCCATGGATATGATTTCCGTCGATCTGGGGCCGAATGCCAGCGATAAAGTGGGTGATGAAGTAGTTCTGTGGGGCAATGAGCTGCCGGTTGAACGGGTGGCTGCCTTTAGCGGCATCAGCGCCTATGAGCTGATCACCAAGCTGACCCAGCGCGTCACGATGGAATATATCGGCGAGTAA
- a CDS encoding Lrp/AsnC family transcriptional regulator produces MYNIDDFDMKILTLLQANGRLTNQELSELVGLSASQCSRRRISLEQAQLIKGYHARLAPEAVGLGLVGLIEVSLLTHTQEQIDSFHQMLAEVDAIVDVYKTTGDADYLLKVAVADLPALSEFISQTLSRHKSVGHIKTAVVLERIKENGLLPVTR; encoded by the coding sequence ATGTACAACATTGACGATTTTGATATGAAAATCCTGACGCTGTTACAGGCCAATGGTCGTCTGACCAATCAGGAACTGAGCGAACTGGTCGGGCTTTCGGCCTCGCAATGCTCGCGTCGTCGTATCAGCCTGGAGCAAGCCCAGTTGATCAAAGGGTATCATGCCCGGCTGGCACCGGAGGCGGTGGGATTGGGGCTGGTGGGGCTGATAGAGGTAAGCCTGCTGACCCATACCCAAGAGCAGATCGACAGTTTCCATCAGATGCTGGCAGAAGTGGACGCAATTGTTGACGTTTATAAAACCACCGGCGATGCCGACTACCTGCTGAAAGTGGCGGTAGCAGACCTGCCCGCGTTAAGTGAGTTTATCAGCCAGACGCTTTCCCGCCATAAAAGCGTCGGGCATATCAAAACGGCGGTGGTGCTGGAACGGATCAAAGAAAACGGTTTACTGCCGGTGACCAGATAA
- a CDS encoding amino acid aminotransferase: MFQNVEAYAGDPILSLMEKFKKDPRAHKVNLSIGLYYNEQGIIPQMKAVAAAEAQLNSVEQGASVYLPMEGLQPYRSAIQQLLFGAEHPMLQQGRIATIQTVGGSGALKVGADFLKSYFPDSQVWVSDPTWENHVAIFGGAGFKVNTYPYFDGEKLGVKFDAMLSTLQQLPAKSIALLHPCCHNPTGSDLTNAQWDQVVKVIAERELIPFLDIAYQGFGGGMDQDAYAIRAIAAAGLPCLVSNSFSKIFSLYGERVGGLSVVCESSEAAERVLGQLKATVRRNYSSPPNFGAQVVAKVLNDAQLKAQWLAEVESMRSRILEMRKALVETLKGALPQRNFDYLLEQRGMFSYTGFSAAQVDRLREEFGVYLIHSGRMCVAGLNHNNVRQVAEAFAAVQ; encoded by the coding sequence GTGTTCCAGAATGTTGAAGCCTATGCAGGTGACCCGATCCTGTCGCTGATGGAAAAATTCAAAAAAGATCCCCGTGCGCACAAGGTGAACCTGAGTATTGGTCTTTACTACAACGAGCAAGGCATCATCCCACAGATGAAGGCCGTTGCCGCAGCTGAAGCCCAACTTAACAGCGTTGAACAGGGGGCCTCGGTCTACCTGCCGATGGAAGGCCTACAGCCTTACCGCAGCGCAATTCAACAACTGTTGTTCGGTGCCGAACACCCCATGCTGCAACAGGGCCGCATCGCCACCATTCAAACCGTGGGCGGCTCTGGTGCGTTGAAAGTGGGGGCCGACTTCCTGAAAAGCTATTTCCCGGATTCTCAGGTTTGGGTCAGCGATCCAACTTGGGAAAACCACGTAGCCATCTTTGGTGGCGCCGGTTTCAAAGTGAATACTTACCCCTATTTCGACGGTGAAAAACTGGGGGTGAAATTTGATGCCATGCTGAGCACGCTGCAACAGTTGCCGGCCAAGAGCATTGCCCTGCTGCATCCTTGCTGCCATAACCCGACCGGTTCCGATCTCACCAATGCCCAGTGGGATCAGGTGGTTAAAGTGATCGCCGAACGTGAACTGATCCCGTTCCTCGACATCGCCTATCAAGGCTTTGGCGGCGGCATGGATCAGGATGCCTACGCCATTCGTGCCATCGCGGCTGCCGGTTTACCGTGCCTGGTGAGCAACTCATTCTCGAAAATCTTCTCGCTGTACGGTGAGCGCGTAGGTGGGCTTTCTGTGGTGTGTGAAAGCAGCGAAGCCGCCGAGCGCGTGCTGGGGCAGCTGAAAGCGACCGTGCGCCGTAACTACTCCAGCCCACCGAACTTCGGTGCGCAGGTGGTGGCAAAAGTGCTGAACGACGCGCAGCTGAAAGCGCAATGGCTGGCCGAAGTGGAGTCCATGCGCAGCCGTATTCTGGAAATGCGTAAAGCGCTGGTCGAAACGCTCAAGGGCGCGTTGCCACAGCGTAACTTCGATTATCTGCTCGAGCAGCGCGGCATGTTCAGCTACACCGGCTTCAGTGCGGCTCAGGTTGATCGGCTACGTGAAGAGTTCGGTGTCTATCTGATCCACAGCGGTCGTATGTGTGTGGCGGGTCTGAACCACAATAACGTTCGTCAAGTGGCAGAGGCCTTTGCCGCGGTGCAGTAA
- a CDS encoding transporter substrate-binding domain-containing protein: MKKLLPLALLVATGSASAQSNLDKVLQQKTLTVCTTGDYKPYTFLKEDGSYEGIDIAMAESLANSLGAKVKWVKTTWKTLTPDFVAGKCDIAMGGISVTLERQKQVFFAERLDTDGKIPLVRCTDVKKYRTIEQINKPAVRLIEPAGGTNEAFVRAHLPKANLTLSHDNMGIFQQLVDRKADVMITDASEALYQQKRYPKLCAVNPDKPMQYGEKAYMLPRDDMSWKLYVDQWLHLSKASGEYQKIIGQWLAVKKK; encoded by the coding sequence ATGAAAAAACTATTGCCTCTCGCCTTGCTGGTCGCCACCGGGAGCGCCAGCGCACAATCCAATCTGGACAAGGTATTGCAGCAAAAAACGCTGACGGTCTGTACTACCGGCGATTACAAGCCCTACACCTTCCTGAAAGAGGATGGCAGCTACGAAGGCATTGATATCGCGATGGCCGAGTCGCTGGCCAACAGCCTGGGGGCCAAAGTGAAATGGGTAAAAACGACCTGGAAAACCTTGACGCCTGACTTTGTGGCCGGGAAATGTGACATCGCCATGGGGGGGATCTCAGTGACGCTGGAGCGCCAAAAGCAGGTGTTTTTTGCCGAGCGGCTTGATACCGACGGCAAGATCCCGCTGGTGCGTTGTACCGACGTGAAAAAATACCGCACCATTGAGCAGATTAACAAACCTGCGGTGCGGCTGATCGAGCCTGCCGGTGGCACCAATGAAGCCTTTGTCCGTGCTCATCTGCCCAAGGCCAACCTGACGCTGTCCCACGATAATATGGGCATTTTCCAGCAGTTGGTGGACCGCAAGGCCGACGTGATGATCACCGATGCCTCCGAAGCCCTGTACCAGCAGAAACGTTATCCCAAGCTATGTGCGGTGAACCCGGATAAGCCGATGCAATACGGTGAGAAGGCCTATATGCTGCCGCGTGATGATATGAGTTGGAAGCTGTATGTCGATCAGTGGCTGCACTTGAGCAAGGCCAGCGGGGAGTACCAGAAAATTATCGGCCAGTGGCTGGCGGTGAAGAAGAAATAG
- the dnaB gene encoding replicative DNA helicase translates to MAGKKPTNKTNTYEPRDRQMEGLKMPPHSLEAEQSVLGGLMLDNERWDNVAERVVANDFFSRPHRLIFTEMQRLLEMSRPIDLITLSESLEQRGDLETVGGFAYLAELSKNTPSAANIGAYADIVRERAVVREMISVANEIADAGYDPQGRSSEDLLDLAESRVFQIAENRASKDEGPKGIERILEDTVARIEQLYQQPHDGVTGVDTGYHDLNKKTAGLQKSDLIIVAARPAMGKTTFAMNLCEHAAMTQDKPVLIFSLEMPCNQIMMRMLASLSRVDQTRIRTGQLDDEDWARISSTMGILLEKRNMYIDDSSGLTPTEVRSRARRIFREHDGISLIMIDYLQLMRVPSLSDNRTLEIAEISRSLKALAKELQVPVVALSQLNRSLEQRADKRPVNSDLRESGSIEQDADLIMFIYRDEVYHENSDLKGIAEIILGKQRNGPIGTVRLTFNGQWSRFDNYAGPQYDDE, encoded by the coding sequence ATGGCAGGCAAAAAACCAACCAACAAGACAAACACGTACGAACCCAGAGACCGCCAGATGGAAGGGCTGAAGATGCCGCCACATTCGCTGGAGGCGGAGCAGTCCGTGTTGGGCGGTTTGATGCTGGATAACGAACGCTGGGATAACGTGGCGGAGCGCGTGGTCGCCAACGACTTCTTCAGCCGTCCACACCGCCTGATCTTTACCGAAATGCAGCGTCTGCTGGAGATGAGCCGGCCTATCGACCTGATCACACTGTCCGAGTCGTTGGAACAGAGGGGCGATCTGGAGACGGTGGGCGGTTTTGCCTATCTGGCCGAATTATCGAAAAACACCCCAAGTGCGGCCAACATTGGTGCTTATGCCGACATCGTGCGTGAACGTGCGGTCGTCCGTGAAATGATCTCCGTCGCCAACGAAATCGCCGATGCGGGTTACGATCCGCAAGGCCGCAGTAGCGAAGATCTGCTCGATCTGGCCGAATCCCGGGTATTCCAGATCGCGGAAAACCGTGCCAGCAAAGATGAAGGCCCCAAAGGCATCGAACGTATTCTGGAAGATACCGTCGCCCGTATCGAGCAGCTCTATCAGCAGCCGCACGACGGTGTTACCGGCGTAGATACCGGCTATCACGATCTCAACAAGAAAACTGCCGGTCTGCAAAAGTCTGACCTGATCATCGTCGCGGCCCGCCCAGCAATGGGTAAAACCACCTTCGCGATGAACCTGTGCGAACACGCCGCGATGACGCAGGATAAACCGGTGCTGATCTTCAGCCTGGAGATGCCCTGCAACCAGATCATGATGCGTATGCTGGCCTCGCTGTCGCGCGTGGATCAGACTCGCATCCGTACCGGCCAATTGGATGATGAGGATTGGGCGAGGATCTCGAGCACCATGGGGATCCTGCTGGAGAAGCGCAATATGTATATTGACGACTCCTCTGGCCTGACGCCCACCGAAGTGCGCTCCCGCGCGCGGCGTATTTTCCGTGAACATGACGGGATCAGCCTGATCATGATCGACTACCTGCAGTTGATGCGCGTACCATCGCTCTCCGACAACCGTACCTTGGAAATTGCCGAAATTTCCCGCTCGCTCAAAGCTTTGGCGAAAGAGCTACAGGTGCCGGTGGTGGCGCTGTCGCAGTTGAACCGTAGCTTGGAACAGCGTGCTGATAAGCGCCCGGTCAACTCCGACCTGCGTGAATCCGGCTCCATCGAGCAGGATGCCGACCTGATTATGTTCATCTACCGTGATGAGGTTTATCACGAGAACAGCGATCTGAAAGGGATTGCCGAAATTATTCTGGGTAAGCAGCGTAACGGCCCGATCGGTACCGTACGCCTGACCTTTAACGGCCAGTGGTCGCGCTTCGATAACTACGCGGGGCCACAATATGATGATGAATAA
- a CDS encoding DUF1090 domain-containing protein — protein MKPHYSIFLVLPLLVYSSLSLATPNCAIKEQKLREQLEYATRYGNVHRVEGLNRALANVQTYCHGGYKGRYNRYDYAPATQPFEFDRQYEIAKKQRKVEKRKHELYEAQLKGKPSKIAKRQRKLAEAEFELKQVQAWGG, from the coding sequence ATGAAACCGCATTATTCAATATTTCTCGTACTGCCACTGCTCGTTTATTCCTCATTATCATTGGCTACGCCCAACTGTGCAATAAAAGAACAAAAACTGCGAGAGCAGCTCGAGTACGCGACGCGTTATGGCAATGTCCATCGTGTTGAGGGGCTTAATCGTGCCTTGGCCAATGTGCAGACCTACTGCCACGGTGGTTATAAAGGCCGTTATAATAGATACGATTATGCGCCAGCCACTCAGCCGTTCGAATTTGATCGCCAGTATGAAATTGCCAAAAAGCAGCGAAAGGTAGAAAAAAGAAAACATGAGCTGTATGAAGCACAGCTCAAAGGCAAACCGAGCAAAATTGCTAAGCGACAGAGAAAATTAGCCGAGGCTGAATTTGAATTGAAGCAGGTGCAGGCATGGGGAGGGTAA
- the pspG gene encoding envelope stress response protein PspG: protein MLELFFLIGFVAMLLVTGISLLGVMAALFVAAAFMLLGGLFAMVFKLLPWLILAVVGVWIYRSMQKPQIRRY, encoded by the coding sequence ATGTTAGAACTGTTCTTTCTGATCGGCTTTGTCGCCATGCTGCTGGTAACCGGTATTTCACTGCTAGGCGTGATGGCTGCGTTATTTGTGGCCGCGGCTTTTATGCTACTGGGCGGGCTGTTTGCCATGGTGTTTAAACTGCTGCCGTGGCTGATCCTGGCGGTGGTTGGCGTGTGGATATACCGTTCTATGCAGAAACCACAGATACGGCGCTATTAA